From the genome of Malus sylvestris chromosome 13, drMalSylv7.2, whole genome shotgun sequence:
ctgaaaagaaaaagacattGAATCAAAATTAACGACAGTCGCGTAGATCATTGCCTATAAATGGTGTGTCGTCGGAAAATCATACCGGAAAATTTGTAAAGGTTGATGTTCCCCAATACTTGAGTGCTGCCAAATCATAGGCTCTTGCAGCAGATTCTTCTTCATCATAAGCCCCTGTTGGATTTCCCTCAAAAATGTTTAGTTGCGCACTAAAATGTGGACCAAGATAATGATTAGAAGTTTATGTGAAACGATTTCTGCATTCATTTTCTCATTTAGCCTATCCTGTTTATTTGTCGTTTGAGtttcttttgatttatttaatctaaAGGCCAAACATATATAGCATTGATGTGATGGAGAGTAAAATGATGTGCAGAAATCACTTCCCTACTGTAAATCTGTGACTAGTCATGTAAGTACTTACCCAAATAAACTTGCTTTCCCTTCTTCCTTTGTGTTGGGTTCCAAGACCCTTTATCCCATAAATGAGCTTCATATCTTCCTGTCCATCGATGCCTGCATATATAAACTCCTCGATATCAAGCCTCATCATTTGACTAAAGCACAAATAATTGTCAGCATAAACACAACATATCAGACCGGCTGACTCCACGAAATCTGGAACTTCTCTTCACAGTTGTCGTCGTGGTAGTACTAGTAGGAGATTGATCAGCCTGAGCCTGCTGCTTTAGTCTTTGATCACCTTGCTGATCAGTGTTTCCTGGAGCAGGTGCAGCATCAACAGCAGACGAATCACGGCGCCTCCTTTTGACGCACTTGCTCACCAAAGCGTCAACTTCTATCGTGCACAACGGACGCCTCCTGGGGCTGATCAGTTCAGATTTTACAGCACTAGTAGCCAGATCCATCTCTCTATCTTGTTCTTTGTCAATACTAAACAACATAAAACAATTAGGTTTTCACTTTTCGAGTGTTCGCTGCTGGAAAACAGAATGCAAAGTGCTTATATGCATGTGCTTTTACTTGTTTTATGCTTACTTTGTCTTTTGAGTTGCGATGATTTCGGTGCCTTTTTGAGACAAGAAATGAGTGTCTGCATGCTAACAGAAACTCCGGCCGACTTCAGGCTCTGAAGGAGGCATCACTATTATTCTTTTTTCAAAACTCCAAGCGGATGATACAGAATTGACACTATTTaacccttttatttttcttggatAGAAGATTAGTTAGACTAACTCTTCGGCATAATCTAGGTTCacaaattaacttaaaaatttaaattcacatGCTGAACACTAAGGCTGACTTTGTCTAAATTCAGATTGTgtgacaaaaaatatatatattttcgtgGCTTTATTGCCCTTTTTCTAGGAAGCATAACTTTGGCCAACAACTATTTTGCTCTGATATGACAGCCGGTCTTTGAGTTCATATCTCATGGATTCTTCAGAAAATATTGAACTATACGTATCCGCAGTGCAATTTTGTAATTAAGATCAGTCAGCATTCGTTGCTGCACCAAGGTTATACGCTCGATTCAGGGCCCCCTCCTTCATATTGCTTGtataaaatagaaataaattaatgtaGCTGGTGCATATCAAGGTATAATAAAAGTGGATCAAATTCTATGTTTTCACTGAGGGTATGAAGGGAATTTGAACCCTATATTTCCAAGAAATGGgagcaaagtaaaaaaaaagttatcttAACACataaatggtgaagttttggaggaTCATAGTGGACAAGCAGTGGACGAGACAAGTAAATTCTGGCTTCTCCAAAAATGACAATATCCAAAGGGcattaggttttgttttgtgggATAATTAGGGCATGGCCAAACCTGTCGCTTGTGTTGCTATACGACAACATATGATTCCCCGTTTGTTTGTTGTGGTTTTAGCTTAGGGTTCTTCGTCCATTATTTACTACTTTGTGTCTGATATGATTCACTTGTATTTTATGGCAAACGTGTCAATCGCCTATAGCTAGAATATTGTATGCAATTAAAATGTGTGGAGTTGCTTTCCACACCACGTTAATTCCTATGGAGATTTCGAATAACCCTTGTCCTTGTGATGATGCTTTGACGGACTGGATGTCAAattgttaattaatcaattcgCACTAATCATGATATATAGATCATATTATGCTGCGCGCATCTTTATGGATCGTTCCATTATAATTAGTATTGTTAACTCTAATGCTGCAATTAGCATCCACATGCAGTCCTAAATTAATTATTCGATCAGTTTGATTGGACAGGACCTTTACTGCTTTCTTCAATTTACATTAGATTTGAATTTAGGTGTATATCCCTCTCCCACTTCCATCTTTTTTCCTTCATTAGTTCCCCAATAAATTACCAAAAagagaataagaaaataattagAAAGTGCAACAATGGCGACATATATGTACAGCTTCAGAATATCCTCTTTTTTCATATGTTTCGATCCTTTTTTTTGCGTTTGAATACAACACGTACTGCATCCAATGGTGTGCAAGTTCAGAAAAGAGgaaattaataacaaaaaaacttAGCAGGGTTTGCCGACAACGCAGCTTAGAGCGCCGGAAAATTTTGTGAGCTTTGTGGCAAAGGTCCCTGGTTGGAAGGGCATCATGTCCAACTTTGCTGGGTTTTGGCTGGCTCTTGATCCAGATTCAACAAAGAAAGCTCCATTCATCATCAAATCTCCCTCAGATCTCCATTCCCAGTTCTTCCACTCTGACTCTGGTGTATGCTCCCTATGGGTCACCTATACAATTAAATCCAGAATTAATGACAGATTAAATATGAACGAACGTATTAGAGCATGTATAATAAACGGTTATATTTGGACTATATTTACCGATTACTTTTTCGATCGAGTTAGCACACGTTTTGGTAAAAACTAACATCCGCACTCGTGCATGAAGACACTTAACTGGGGCTAGTTAGtatttactaattaataaaaattaattcatGTAAACTGTATGTTACCTGTTTGGTGGCCTCGTTCACGGGAGCAATGAACCTGTTACCCTGGCTGATGATGGTAGGGTTCATGTTTCCTCCGATGGCATACATGATCCAGTGGTTGTAGTCGTTGTTCACCAGGTGGAAGAATCCGTACCGGACCCTCGGCATCCTCTGCACCAGTCCCCGACCAAAGTGGTTGAAGGCCAAAGTAATTTGCATGATTTTGTCTTGAGTGTGCGCGTTGTTGGCGCCAAACAACATCACCTGCGTGCATGCATGATTTTCAAATTCTGTACGCACCATTAATTATTAGGTTAATTAGTTTAAGGTTAAAGTAATTCCAATTTAAGTACATCATCGTGGTCAGTGAAGTGGGAGTTGGAGATGGTGATGGCGGTGGAAGCCATGACGGCATCGATGAGCCCATCTGCGCACCGGGACATGGACATGTGGTCGATCCAGACGTTGGAGGCACCAAAGAGGGAGATACCATCGCCGTCACTCTTGGTCCTCAAACCCATATGGTCGACGGAGTCCCTGATCATACCACCGGGTTTGGACACAATCATTTTGATGTGAAGGTTGGTGAGGATTACATTCTTCACAAACTGGAGGGTAATGCCACCACCCTCTTCTATCACAACATTGGCTCCTCTACCATCAATGGTCTTGTCACTGGTCACCATCAGCTCTTGCTGCAGCCTAATCACCATGCTTCTTGCGAAGATTATCCACAAAGGTCCTTTCTGAATCACGGCGTGGCGTAGGGTTCCGGGTTTGGGGTTTTGTACGTCATCATCTGTGCCCACAGTCACCACGTAAATGGGACCGTCCTTACCTCCGGTGGCCTTTTTACCAAAGCCTTGGGCGCAGCCTACAATCTTCTTTCGGTTATCGGCCCAATTAGGGTCACACCTCCAGCAGGCGTCAATTGGATTGGTCGCCATGCATGGACCATTATAACCCTTGTTACCCCTCAAGTTCCTTCTTGTGGTGTTTTCCTTGGACAAAAGCCTGCATATGTGTATATATGTCACTGATGACAAAACTGAAACATATACATACGTATATATAAATGTATGAAGTCCCATTTTTTGCCAGACTTATATTGTTAAGCAaacgttatatatatatatatatattgtcaaaCTGTAAATCTGCATGCAATAATTAGACTTACTCGGCAACTCCAGTATTGAACTCCTCAGTGACTTGCTCAGGATTTTTATGGTAGCTTTCCATGGCCTCCTTTAAGGCTTCTTGGGCTCGTTCTTTCCAGTACGCATCTAAATCTAATACCGTACTATCTTCATTTGCAACATCGGTTGGACCATCATTACTCGAAACAAATACAGCAAAGGATAAGAAAAACAAACATAGAAAGAAATAGGACGAGTTAAACATTGCTGCCATTGTCGTTGGTACTTCGTCGGCGGCCACCGACACCTTGCGAGAGGACACTGTCGGGTTGGGCGAGGACAGGGTTGCTCGATGGTGTTGAAGCAGTCCCGGCCAAGCCAAGCCAACAGATTAAACCGGTCACAAGAGATTATTAATTAACCAACCGACTTACCTATTGATTTGCTTGGGGGTGTCTTTAAATATGAGAACAGATTCGCTAAATAAGGCATTTgcagttaattaattataattaagcGTCTTAATCTAACATTTGACGGGAAGTGTGGGCAGCCGCTCCCCTGCATCGGTTGACCGTTAAAATAGCAATAGGGCTTCCCTTCCCCTTTGAAAAGTTCTTTATCTTCTCGCATTGATTAATTCAGGTGCTAGCTAATTTTGGATGTTGTTACAGGAAAGACTATCACCATAATACTCGCGTCGACACATGTTTAATACATTTGTAAATTGTAATAGTcaaaagtctttttttttttttttttacggttTTCAAGGTTTacgtgcatatatatatgtgtaaatCAAGTGTCTTTACTGTATGGATAAGTTCAATTTGGAACTTTTGATTGGAAAGTAATATTTGTAAACATCCTTGCTTGTAAAAAAGTTTGTTTATAAACTTAAGGGTTTTCATCATAAATGATCATTAAAATTGACCCTCactatcaagatggtccctgatATTAAAATCAATTAATGTAGTTCTTGAAAATATGTGTCGAAAATCAATGTGATCATTCCGTTACAATTATGTTAAAAattctgttaagtgctgatgtaGCACATAAATGAGCCTCATAAGTCatttttttctcacaaatggtctttgaaattgacCCATAACATCCAAAATggtctgaaattgaaaattaatcaatGTAGTTTCGCAAGTAaatgtctcaaatcaatgtaatcATTCTATCACAATTATGTCAAAAattttgttatgtgctgatgtgacacataaatgttTCACACAAGTATAATTAAGGTTTTCAAGGTTTACGtgcatatatatgtgtaaaTCAAGTGTCTTTACTGTATGGATAAGTTCAATTTGGAACTTTTGATTGGAAAGAAATATTTGTAAACATCCTTGCTTGTAAAAAAGTTTGTTTATAAAACTTAAGGGTTTTCATCacaaatggtcattgaaattgacccTCACTATCAAGATGGTTCCTGATATTAAAATTAATCAATGTAGTTCCTGAAAATATGTGTCAAAAATCAATGTGATCATTCCGTTATAATTATGTTAAAAattctgttaagtgctgatgtaGCACATAAATGAACCTCATaagtcattttttttctttctcacaaatggtctttgaaattgacCCATGACATCCAAAATggtctgaaattga
Proteins encoded in this window:
- the LOC126597346 gene encoding probable pectate lyase 3, which encodes MAAMFNSSYFFLCLFFLSFAVFVSSNDGPTDVANEDSTVLDLDAYWKERAQEALKEAMESYHKNPEQVTEEFNTGVAELLSKENTTRRNLRGNKGYNGPCMATNPIDACWRCDPNWADNRKKIVGCAQGFGKKATGGKDGPIYVVTVGTDDDVQNPKPGTLRHAVIQKGPLWIIFARSMVIRLQQELMVTSDKTIDGRGANVVIEEGGGITLQFVKNVILTNLHIKMIVSKPGGMIRDSVDHMGLRTKSDGDGISLFGASNVWIDHMSMSRCADGLIDAVMASTAITISNSHFTDHDDVMLFGANNAHTQDKIMQITLAFNHFGRGLVQRMPRVRYGFFHLVNNDYNHWIMYAIGGNMNPTIISQGNRFIAPVNEATKQVTHREHTPESEWKNWEWRSEGDLMMNGAFFVESGSRASQNPAKLDMMPFQPGTFATKLTKFSGALSCVVGKPC